The proteins below come from a single Halobacillus salinarum genomic window:
- a CDS encoding Hsp20/alpha crystallin family protein, with the protein MWNLPVEVTPIDPKQLKQWMELAQSFQGQDFWKGVFNEDNGKQMIQDFQQENTRANQVQPQTHSHQDLHAHPAADFPKYELSKSKDYLYVVVELPGIQKGDVELAFAGEQILVKGNAKPIKPEMTVIQSERYVGEFERIITLPEPVNESDIQAEFKNGLLEVKMGRFRRNHKPIQIK; encoded by the coding sequence ATGTGGAATCTTCCCGTGGAGGTGACTCCTATCGATCCTAAGCAGTTAAAGCAGTGGATGGAATTGGCACAGTCTTTCCAGGGCCAGGATTTCTGGAAAGGTGTGTTCAATGAAGATAATGGAAAACAAATGATACAGGATTTCCAGCAGGAAAATACCCGGGCGAATCAAGTTCAGCCACAGACCCATTCCCACCAAGATCTGCACGCTCACCCGGCTGCTGACTTTCCTAAGTATGAGCTAAGTAAAAGCAAGGATTATTTATACGTAGTCGTTGAGCTTCCGGGAATTCAAAAAGGGGACGTAGAATTGGCCTTTGCAGGAGAGCAGATCTTGGTTAAAGGCAATGCAAAGCCAATAAAGCCGGAAATGACAGTGATTCAATCTGAAAGATATGTCGGAGAGTTTGAACGAATTATTACACTTCCTGAGCCCGTGAATGAAAGTGATATCCAGGCAGAATTCAAAAACGGGCTGCTTGAGGTGAAAATGGGGAGGTTCAGAAGAAATCATAAGCCCATTCAAATTAAATGA
- a CDS encoding SDR family oxidoreductase, with the protein MNNQLAGKTAIVTGASRGIGKQIAEQLAALGIKVAVNYSSSPQHAEEVVRGIKDNGGEAIAVKADVGKVEEIKQLFVETKRAFERIDFLVNNAGVMATKPLSEFTEEEYDKHFNVNAKGTYFACQQALAEMEDRGRVINISTSVNGQMFPGYSVYAGTKGAVEQFTRQLAKEFGNKGITINAVAPGPVNTELFTADKSKEQIEGMKQMNAFKRLGEPEDIANVIQFLVSEESQWVTGQTLRVNGGFI; encoded by the coding sequence ATGAATAATCAATTAGCAGGAAAAACGGCGATCGTTACCGGAGCTTCAAGAGGTATTGGAAAACAAATCGCAGAGCAGCTTGCTGCTCTTGGAATTAAGGTAGCTGTGAATTATAGCAGCAGTCCTCAGCATGCGGAAGAAGTCGTAAGGGGCATTAAAGATAACGGCGGAGAAGCCATTGCAGTAAAAGCGGATGTCGGCAAGGTGGAGGAAATTAAGCAGTTGTTTGTGGAAACAAAGCGAGCCTTTGAAAGAATTGATTTCTTAGTTAACAATGCAGGCGTGATGGCTACAAAGCCTTTAAGCGAATTTACCGAAGAAGAGTACGATAAGCATTTCAATGTCAATGCGAAAGGAACGTATTTTGCCTGCCAACAGGCATTGGCTGAAATGGAAGACAGGGGACGGGTGATTAATATTTCTACTTCTGTTAATGGACAGATGTTTCCGGGGTACAGTGTTTATGCGGGAACAAAGGGAGCTGTAGAGCAGTTCACCCGCCAGCTGGCAAAAGAATTCGGGAATAAAGGGATCACCATCAACGCGGTTGCCCCAGGACCGGTGAACACAGAACTCTTTACGGCTGATAAATCAAAGGAGCAAATCGAAGGCATGAAGCAGATGAATGCTTTTAAACGATTAGGGGAGCCGGAAGACATCGCCAATGTTATCCAGTTTCTCGTCAGTGAGGAGTCCCAGTGGGTGACAGGTCAGACGTTACGCGTAAATGGCGGATTTATTTAA